TCGAACTGCTCGACGACTCCAGCAGCGAGCTGTGAAGCGAGCTGTTCGGGGGCCGCCGTCAGGTCCTCGGAAAGCGTGTTTCGAAACTCCCGGAAGAGTTCTCCGCCGGTCGGCTGGAGAACCAGGCCGCGACCGTCATCTTCGGTAACGACCGGGCCGGATCGAGGCGACGGGATCTCGGGGTCCGCTTCGAGCGGAACGAAGAGCCGAGCCGAAGGGGGTGCGTCGTCGGTCGGGACGTACAGTCGCTCCTCGCGGAGTCCCAGTTCGGCTGCGACCGCGGCGAGCGTGTCGGCCAGCGGCGTGTAGACTCGTTCACCGATCTCTGCTGCGACGAACTGACCCGGTACGAGATAGGAGGTGAGAACCGCGGCGAACAGTCCCGTTCCGGCGAGTGCGAAGAGGACGTCTCGAGTGTTCTCGAACGCGATGCCGGCGATTGCTGCCACGAGCCCGAGCCCGACGAACAGAAGCGCCGCTCGCCGGAAATCCGCTCGACGGGCGTTGGCGTACTGGATTCGGAGCCGTCGGTTCTCCTCCGCGAGTCGTTCCGCCCTGGCTTCGTACCGGTCCGTTCTGCGTTCGTCGTCAGACCGCGCTACCGTGTTCGTCGTTTCCGCCTCGACGTGTTCGACGTTCGGCTCGTCGGCGCTCACGTCGGCTCACCTCCGCCGGTCCGGTCGGCCGATCGGTCCGCGTGTTCACCGTCGGAACGCACACCGCTCGAGCGATCGTCCGACACGAGTCCGAGCGCGACGAGTTCGTATCGGTGCAGCCCGTAGCTCAAGAGTGCGAACGCGACGAGCGTCCCACTTACGGCGATCCACAGCGGCCACGTCTCGAGCGCTCCCCAGCCGACTCCACGGAGAACGGCTATCGATACGAGCGCCACGGTTCCCGTCCGGATTCGTCGGCGTGTTCTAGCCGCTACGGTGAGGACCAAAAGTACCATCGCGGTCGTCACCAACGCGAACGAAAAGCCGTCGATTCCGTCGGGGAATAACCCGACCAGGAGCACGGCGGCGGCAGCGATCGCGTACGGCGTGCCGAATCCGTACCACGTCGCTGCGACCACGAGTCCGGCGAGTGCGCCAATCGGTCCGGTGATCGCTGCGACGGTACCGGCGAGGACGAGGACCGCAATGGCCCCGCTCCACGTTCTCTCCGCGATAGCTCCGCCCAGCCGCGACGCACGCTCCGGTGGTCGAGCGGAAGGATCGTTCTCTCCCATCAGGCAACACCACTCGGACGGTTTTCCTGGCGCATAGCCGAGAGCAACGTTGCAAACCGATCCTTCGACCCGACTTCGACCACGTTGACGCCCTCTATCCGCTCGAGCGACCGTCGGTACTCTTCGAACGCCGCGTAACGCTGGGCGACCGTTTGTGTATCGGTCATCTCCTGGATGTCGAACAACACGCCTGGCGCGAGAACGACGAGTACCCGGTTCAAACTATGACGTGCGGTCTTGACCGTCCGATAGAGTTCGGCTCGGTCGTGGTCGTCCGTAAAGAGGATCATCCAGACGGGAGCTCGCTGTCGAACGACTGCCGACTCCACCGCCGAGTGGAACGGATCGTCCTCGAATCGATGCTCGTAGGTCAGCTGTCGTTCGTAGTACGGGACGATCACATCCCCGAAATCGCCGGAACGGTCGAGCGTTTTCAGCCGTTCGATTCGCCGTCGAAGGTCCGTGTCCGTGAGTCGCTCCCCGAGGCCATCGGAGCGCCGCAGCGGTCGGTCGGGCGCCTCCATCGGCTCGAGCGCGAGTAATCGACGCCTGACCGTATCGTACGTGCGCGAGGAGGAAGCGGTTTTCAACCGTCCGGTAATGCCGTCGTTCCCGACCGTCAACAGCCCGATCGGATCGCCGTGTTCGTGGACGTGATCGGTCGTCGCCAACGCGACTTCCCGGAGGTAATCCAGTTTCGATTCCGCGGGTGCACCGTCGCCGAGCGACGTCCGATGGTCGACCACGAGCATCGTACCGCGGGTCGTTTGACTCTCGAAGTCGCGAACGTACAGTTTTCCGAGCCTGGCGGTCACGTTCCAGTCGATTCGATTCAACATATCTCCCGCGGTATACTCTCGAATATCGATGGGTTCGATTCCGGACCCGAACCGCGACGTGACGTGTTTTCCCATCGCAGTCGTGATGCGGTCGACGACCAACTCCGTGTCGGGATATCGCGAGGTCTGTGCGCCGACGGTTACCTCCGGCGTCGGGCCTGCACCGATCGTTTCGGCGAAGAGACCGTCGGTCGCAACGATCGTCGGCTGCGTGAAGTCGTGCATTCCCGCCACGGGCCACTTCGCGGAGACCGTCTTCGACGCACCGGTCTCGTTCGGTCCGATCGAGACGGTGAGCGGGTCGTCGGTGTTCGCTCCTATCGGGGGCCCGCCCGCCACGTCAAGTGCGAGTCCCGACGGCTGATCGAGTGAGACGGCGAGCGTGACGGGAACGGCCTCCTCCGTTTTCACGGCTGGACGTTCGATCGACTGATCGACGACGATCGAGTCGTTCACCCGCGACAGCGCCGAGTAAAACCGATACTGGCGGGAGAGTACCCACGCGCCGATCAGAATCGGCCCTGCGAGTAAGAGCGGAC
The genomic region above belongs to Natronorubrum halophilum and contains:
- a CDS encoding DUF58 domain-containing protein — encoded protein: MRPTRHTVAIGVLIVFVATLSIVLARPLLLAGPILIGAWVLSRQYRFYSALSRVNDSIVVDQSIERPAVKTEEAVPVTLAVSLDQPSGLALDVAGGPPIGANTDDPLTVSIGPNETGASKTVSAKWPVAGMHDFTQPTIVATDGLFAETIGAGPTPEVTVGAQTSRYPDTELVVDRITTAMGKHVTSRFGSGIEPIDIREYTAGDMLNRIDWNVTARLGKLYVRDFESQTTRGTMLVVDHRTSLGDGAPAESKLDYLREVALATTDHVHEHGDPIGLLTVGNDGITGRLKTASSSRTYDTVRRRLLALEPMEAPDRPLRRSDGLGERLTDTDLRRRIERLKTLDRSGDFGDVIVPYYERQLTYEHRFEDDPFHSAVESAVVRQRAPVWMILFTDDHDRAELYRTVKTARHSLNRVLVVLAPGVLFDIQEMTDTQTVAQRYAAFEEYRRSLERIEGVNVVEVGSKDRFATLLSAMRQENRPSGVA